GTGTTCTATTTTCAACAAGTCCTTTTGTATACTTCATTGGACTCATTCTTACACCGTTTTCAGCAAGACCAAGTTTGTGAATTCCAGGTGTCCAGTTTCCTTCATATGCCCATTTTACACCAAGATAAGATGCGGTGTCTACACCCTTCATTGCACTTGCAAGAACAACACCAGGAGCCATATAATCTTGATCAACATCTACACCCATTGCAAAGTATCCACCTTTTTCAAATGCGTATTCTAAAATAGATTTCAAATCGTCTTTTCCAACTAATGAAACCATTTTTTCCTTTGCTGCTTCAATAACACCATTTCCACAAGCACCACTTGCGTGGAATATTATATCTACACCTTCTGCAAATTGAGAAAGAGCAAGATCTTTACCTTTTTTTGGATCACTAAAATGATTTGTATATCCTTTAATTATTTGAACATTTGTACCATGAAGGTCGTTGAATACTTTAACTCCAACTTCAAAACCGTATCTGAATCTTTCAACTGGAGGAATTGGAATTCCACCAATAAATCCAACTTTATTAGCTCTTGTAGTTGCAGCTGCAATGTAACCTACAAGAAATGCAGATTCTTGTTCTTTAAATAGGAAACAAATTACGTTAGGTGGAACATCGCCAGAAGATGGAGCAATATCTATACCTGCAAAATAGACATCAGGAAATTGTTGTGCAACTTCAAATAAAGCATCAGTCATCATAAATCCAACTGCGTATACGATTCCACCATCTGGTTCTTTTTGAATTTCTTGTGCGGCTTTTGTAAGGTTTGAAACATAGTCTGCTTGTTCATATGATTGAATTACTTGAGCATCAATTCCAAGTTCAGCAGCAGCTCTTTTAATACCAGCCCAAGTTCCATCGTTAAAAGATTTGTCACCAAGACCACCAGTATCAGTAACCATAATAGCTTTGAAAGAAAATGCACTTACTACAAATAATATCGACAAAATGAAAATAAGTAATTTTTTCATAGAACTTCCCTCCCTTTTGAAAAGTGTATGTTTTAACCCTTTATGGGTTTAAAGCTTCTTATTAAAATTATTATAGATATGACAAGTAAAATTGGTATTACAATAATATAATTAAATGTGATCAAAGGAACACCGGATTGAACAAAGAAAATTATAGGATTAATAAGCATTAATATAGATGATAATGTTGCAGCAATGTTCCATATAATTGAGTTTTTACTTTTTAGTGATGTCAAGAAAAATCCAAGTGATAAAAATACGAATGTTAGAATCCCAAACTTAGTTCTGTAAAATTGAATTGGTATTTTTTCAAGATCTCTAGTATTTTTAATAGTTTCATTTACTTTTTTGACTGTTGGACTTATTTCTTCAAAATTTAAATCGTTTTGAATTTCTTTTAGGAATTCATTTTCAAATGCATCAGAAGAAATTTTAGCAACTTTTTTCGTGAATTTCTCTAAATTATTTTCAGCTTTTTTGAATTGCTTTTCTCTTATTTTTTCTTCAATTTGATAATTAGAAAACTCAGTAGTTAATGCTTTGAAATCATTGACTCTACCATCAAAATTTTTAACACTTTTATATTCAGGATCTTTTATTTTTTCTGTAAAATTATTTAAGTTTATTGAAAGTCTTTTAATTATGTCTTCAGTTTCTATAATACTTGAATTTGCAATTGTAGTTAATTCCCTTACTATATTTGAAAATTTGGAATATTTATCTTTTAAAACATCGTTAATAAGTTCAGTAAAGTATGGAGAATTTTCAAATTCTTTAAGGTTTTTCATGTGAAAATCTTTGGTATAATATGTTGGAATTACAAATGATATTAATAATAGAGCAATCAATGAAATTTCAAGAAATTTTTTGTTTTTTATAAATATTATTAATGAAGCAAGTAAGGCAGAAAATGAAATTAATCCATATATTGTAGCATCAGAGTTAGATAAGATATCAAAGCCAATATATAGATACAAAATCTCAACAATTGAAATTATAAACATTACAAGATCCCACTTTTTTGACTTAATTGCAATCAGAATTAAAACAATATAGGCAACCCATCTTAGCCACCAGAAATTGTATGATTTTGGAAGAGTTTTTTCAAACTCGTCTGAAAAGATATTTTTCAAGTTTGAGACACTTTTAATAACGTTTCTTTGTAATAGTCCACTATATCTGTTAATGTTAGGTACAATTCTTTCTGGATTTTTAGAGATAATTTCTAAATAATTTACAAAATTCTTTTTTATTTCTTCATCTTTAAGGATAATTTTTATTTCATCAATAAACTCATGTTCTTTAAATTTTGGAGTGTATTCAAATTCAAATGAATATTGAGGGGCATCTTCTATATCAGCATTACCATCTAAGTTAATTTTAGCGCCAAGATGTTTTGCTAAAAGATCAGAAAGATAATTTCTTGCAGCAAAAATAACCTTTGATTGGTAGGAGTTAAAAAAACTGTTGAAATTAGGAGAGGATTTTATAAAACTTGCTTCGAATTTTTTTCTTTCAAGTGATGCTTCAAGGTATGAAAAAAATGCGGCTCGGGCAAGTTGTGTAGTATAATCATTCGATATGTTTTGTTTGTATATTACATTAAGATAGTCACCAATTTTTTTTGAAACATCTGTTTTTTCAACACTTCCAACAAGTTCGATTTTGTAATATCTGTAAATTGGTAAAAAAGTGTTGATAGAATTTCTGGTATTTGATAAAAATTCATCATCATTAGATGTTTCAAAATTGTTGATATAGTATAAGAATAATTCCTTAGATTTTTCAAGATTGATTGGAAAAGTTAGTGATAAGATTAGTACTAAAAAAACAAAAATGTTTAACCGCTTCATTAAATCAGCACCTCCATTGGTTAATCTTTTAGCATTATCTACCAGGTATTTTATTCTAACATAAAAAAAAAATATCTACAATTTTAATTATATCATGAAAAATGTAGAAAATTACAATAAAATTAAAAATTTAGCGGTTATTTACTATAAATGAAAGGGAAGGAATTTATAGAGGACTAACTGCCGGATAAAATCAAAGGCCGGGAAAATTCCGGCCTTTAAAATCTACTATTCTTCTACTGTAATTGCAGAGGTTGGACAGCTGTCAGCTGCATCTTTAGCACAGTCTAAATCTGTTTCTGCTTGGAGAACTTTTGCCTTCATATCGTCTCCGATTTTGAAGACATCTGGACAGAGGTTTTCACAAACACCACATCCGATGCATGTTGCTTCGTCAACTCTTACTTTCACGCTTGTCACCTCCTGCTATTTGATAGGCTACCTTGATTATATCATATACTTTCGCCTTGTGCAAAGTTTTTTGTTGCTTTGTCTATCTGTTTTAGATAATTTTTTATTATTATATTTCCTTCTTTTATTAATTTTTCAACTTGGCTTATATTTTGTACAACTGACGAGTGTGACTTGTTAAAAACTTTTCCAACGTCTCGTGTTGAAAGGTTTAATTTTTTTGCTGCATAGTACATTCCAACTTTTCTAGCATATGAAATATTTTTGGTTCTTTTACTTGAAAGAATTTCTTCAGGTGAACATTCAAAGATATCACTTAAAATTTCAATAAGTTTTTCTTCTAAAGCTTTTGGCGGTTTGGATGGGTTTGTTAAAATACTTTGTGCTATAGATAAATTTAGAGAACCATATAGATTTTTGTAAGCAATTAATTTTAAAATTGCGCCATGAATTAATCTCGGATTATCATATATAGAGCTTATGTAATCTATAATTTCATCGTTTATTTCAACACCTTTAAGCTTACTAATTTTTTTTCCAATTTTAAATAAGTCTTCTTTAGTAGGATTTTCAATTTTAACTAACAATCCCATTTGAAATCTTGAGATCATTCTTGAATGAAAATCTTTTAATTCTTGAGGAGTTCTATCTGAACATATAATAATTTGTTTTCCGGCCTCATGTATTGCATTAAATGTATGAAAAAGTTCAACTTGTGCTGATTTTATACCGATCAAGAATTGAATGTCGTCAATTATCAATATATCTGCTTTTTTTCTATATTTTTCTCTAAATTCTTCTGTAGTTCCATTTTTAATTGCGTAAAACATTTCATTCATAAAATCTTCACTGGTTAGGTATGCAACTTTAAGATCAGGATCATTTTCCAAAAGATAATTTCCAAGAGCTTGAGCAAGATGTGTTTTTCCAAGTCCCACACCACTGTACAAAAATATAGGATTGTAATAACCTGGTTTTTTACTGGCTTCAAGAAAAACGTTATATGCAAATCTATTAAAGTTTCCCACTACAAAATTTTCGAAAGTATATTTCGGATTTAGTGGAGTTATAAGTAAAGGCCTTTTTCTAACTAAAGGACCTTTTTCTTCATTTTTTTGAGTAATATCAATTTCTTTATAAACTATTTCAAAAGTAGCATCTTTTCCAAGAGATTCTTTAACTACTTTTGAAATAATTTTGCTGAATTTTTGCTCAAGTCGGTCTTTTATAAAAATATTACCGACTTCAAAAACAACATGTTTATCTTCAATTTTTTTAACGTTAAAATCTAAGAACCAACTTTCCCAGTTTTGGCGGCTGATTTTTTCTTTTAGTGCTGAAAGTATTTTATCTTTCATAGGAAACACCTCAGGAAAATATTTTTCTGGTGGGGCATCAAATATTATCTCACAGGTGTATGTAAAATTTCAAGGAATAAATGTGTCAATGTTCTAAATAATTTCCCAATAATTTGAAACAGGTATTCAAGTTTTCTATATTTTTAGATTAAATATGATGAGAATAAAGTATTTAAGGCAGTTTTTAAAATTCTTGATTTTGCAAAGAAATGCAAAGCTTAGGTTTTATAGGAACTTGAGTTAAAATATTTTTGTAACATAAAGGAGGGGGAGTATGAAAATATATGTTTCTATTGATTTTGAGGGATTGGGTGGTGTTACTCAATGGTCCGATGTTGAATATGGCGTTAAATTCAAACAAAATTATTTGATGGAACAATTGAAGGCTTTTTTAAGGGCAACTGATGGGAATTATGTTTTATTAGTTGATTCGCATGCTATGGGAGATAATATATTGTGGGAAATTACAAAAGAATTTGAAAATGTGGAATTAATTTCTGGTGGACTAAGGAAAAATTATATGATGAGTGGTCTTGATGAATCATTTGATAGGGTAGTATTTTTTGGATATCATGCTGGTGTTGGAACAAGATATGCGGTTATGGATCATTCTTATTCTTCCTCATCTATATATAATATATGGATAAATGGTCAAAAAATGAATGAGGCTCTCATCAATGCAGCTTATGCTGGACTTTACAATGTTCCAGTTGCAATGATAGTTGGTGATGATAAACTAAAAGGGCAAGTTTTTGATGATGTTTTTTTTGTAGAAACTAAAGAATCTTTAGGAAGATTTTCAGCAAAGCATAAATCTATGAAGAAGGTTTTAAAAGAAATAGAAGAAACAACTAGGAGGATGTTACAAGTCCCAAGAGAAAAATTCAAGGTTTATAAATTTGACACACCAGTTGAGTTAGTTGTTGAATTTACTGACACTGCAAGAGCGGATTTGGTTGAGATGTTACCGCTTGTTGAGAGAGTTAATGGAAGAAGTGTAAAGTTAGTTCATGAAGACTATCAAGTAATATTTGATGCAATTTTAAGTATGGCATTTATGTGTTCAGTTGTAAAATACATTGGGAGGTGAGTGGATGTTAAGAAGTTTTGATGAGGTAATAGAAAAAGCGAAGACAAAAGAGGCTGTTATTGCATTGGCAGGGGCTGAAGATGTTGAATCATTAAAGGCGATTAAAGATGTTTTGGATCTAGGCATAAAAGCTATATTGGTTGGAAAAGAGGAAATTATTAGAAAAAATCTTGAGGGATTAGAAATGGAACTTCCAATTGTAAATGCTGAAAGTGAAGCAGAAGCTTCAGAAAAGGCTGTTAAGTTGGTATCTTCAGGTCAAGCAAATGTGTTGATGAAAGGATTAGTAAAAACTGCTACACTTTTGAAAGCTGCTTTGAATAAGGAATGGGGGCTTCGTGGTGAAGGATTACTTTCTCACGTTGCACTTTTAGAAACACCTGGAATGGATAGGATAGTTTTTGTAACAGATGGTGGAATGGTTATTAAACCAACGTTGGAGCAAAAAGTTCAAATTATAAAAAATGCAGTTTCTCTAGCGCATAGTTTAGGATATGAAGAACCAAAAGTAGGTTTAATAGCAGCAGTTGAAGTAGTAAATCCAGATATGCCTGAGACAATGGAAGCTGCAATATTAACAAAAATGGCTGATAGGGGACAGATAAAAGGATGTAAA
This DNA window, taken from Thermosipho africanus Ob7, encodes the following:
- a CDS encoding BMP family lipoprotein, producing the protein MKKLLIFILSILFVVSAFSFKAIMVTDTGGLGDKSFNDGTWAGIKRAAAELGIDAQVIQSYEQADYVSNLTKAAQEIQKEPDGGIVYAVGFMMTDALFEVAQQFPDVYFAGIDIAPSSGDVPPNVICFLFKEQESAFLVGYIAAATTRANKVGFIGGIPIPPVERFRYGFEVGVKVFNDLHGTNVQIIKGYTNHFSDPKKGKDLALSQFAEGVDIIFHASGACGNGVIEAAKEKMVSLVGKDDLKSILEYAFEKGGYFAMGVDVDQDYMAPGVVLASAMKGVDTASYLGVKWAYEGNWTPGIHKLGLAENGVRMSPMKYTKGLVENRTLAELAYLVTLIKKGILTVPETEEALKSFRTPNIVFPF
- a CDS encoding ferredoxin translates to MKVRVDEATCIGCGVCENLCPDVFKIGDDMKAKVLQAETDLDCAKDAADSCPTSAITVEE
- the dnaA gene encoding chromosomal replication initiator protein DnaA encodes the protein MKDKILSALKEKISRQNWESWFLDFNVKKIEDKHVVFEVGNIFIKDRLEQKFSKIISKVVKESLGKDATFEIVYKEIDITQKNEEKGPLVRKRPLLITPLNPKYTFENFVVGNFNRFAYNVFLEASKKPGYYNPIFLYSGVGLGKTHLAQALGNYLLENDPDLKVAYLTSEDFMNEMFYAIKNGTTEEFREKYRKKADILIIDDIQFLIGIKSAQVELFHTFNAIHEAGKQIIICSDRTPQELKDFHSRMISRFQMGLLVKIENPTKEDLFKIGKKISKLKGVEINDEIIDYISSIYDNPRLIHGAILKLIAYKNLYGSLNLSIAQSILTNPSKPPKALEEKLIEILSDIFECSPEEILSSKRTKNISYARKVGMYYAAKKLNLSTRDVGKVFNKSHSSVVQNISQVEKLIKEGNIIIKNYLKQIDKATKNFAQGESI
- a CDS encoding M55 family metallopeptidase, which produces MKIYVSIDFEGLGGVTQWSDVEYGVKFKQNYLMEQLKAFLRATDGNYVLLVDSHAMGDNILWEITKEFENVELISGGLRKNYMMSGLDESFDRVVFFGYHAGVGTRYAVMDHSYSSSSIYNIWINGQKMNEALINAAYAGLYNVPVAMIVGDDKLKGQVFDDVFFVETKESLGRFSAKHKSMKKVLKEIEETTRRMLQVPREKFKVYKFDTPVELVVEFTDTARADLVEMLPLVERVNGRSVKLVHEDYQVIFDAILSMAFMCSVVKYIGR
- a CDS encoding bifunctional enoyl-CoA hydratase/phosphate acetyltransferase — its product is MLRSFDEVIEKAKTKEAVIALAGAEDVESLKAIKDVLDLGIKAILVGKEEIIRKNLEGLEMELPIVNAESEAEASEKAVKLVSSGQANVLMKGLVKTATLLKAALNKEWGLRGEGLLSHVALLETPGMDRIVFVTDGGMVIKPTLEQKVQIIKNAVSLAHSLGYEEPKVGLIAAVEVVNPDMPETMEAAILTKMADRGQIKGCKIDGPLGLDNALSEFAAKVKKVSGPVAGKADILVVPDIHSGNFLGKSAVYLANGKIAGIIMGAKVPIIIVSRADTSESKRNSIAIAAAISK